From the Vicia villosa cultivar HV-30 ecotype Madison, WI unplaced genomic scaffold, Vvil1.0 ctg.000004F_1_1_1, whole genome shotgun sequence genome, one window contains:
- the LOC131621420 gene encoding ATP synthase small subunit 6-A, mitochondrial-like, which produces MRKFDPWPVFFKREWKKNWPFVVGFAITGTIITKFSLGLTEEDAKNSKFVQAHKR; this is translated from the exons ATGAGGAAATTCGATCCATGGCCAGTTTTCTTCAAGCGAGAATGGAAGAAGAACTGGCCTTTTGTCGTTGGATTCGCTATCACCGGAACTATAATCACCAAGTTTTCCCTTGGTTTAACtg AGGAGGATGCTAAAAACTCGAAATTCGTTCAAGCTCACAAGAGGTAA